Genomic segment of Leptospira saintgironsiae:
TGTAGTGAGCTCCATCGCCGGATCCTCTTGCGCCAGACTCGATCGCGCCTTGAATGTCAGGAGCGAATTTAGCCGGAACGGAAGGATAAGAAGAAGCACCTGCAGTTACGTCGTCGTTGAAGTTTCCAGATGGGAAGTTTCCTGCCAAGAATCCGAAGATGCTCCATCCGTCTTCTAAGAACACAGAAGGACGTCCCAAGATCAAGAGAGTGGAAATACCGCTTGTTTGAGTTCTGGTATTGGTTCTGCAGTATTGAAGAATGGTTTGGCCTTCTTCGTATGCAGGAGCACCTGAGTTAGGTCCACCAGTAGTTCCGTAAGTGTCCCAGATATTTTGAACATCAGCTTTAGACTTGAACTTCAGAGTGTTGAAAGTTCCTGCAGCAGAAGTAGTATAAGCGTAAGTGTTATCCAGAGTAGAACGATCTACTAGGTTATAATGAGGAACGAAAACAGCACCTTTCAAGTGACCTTCGAAAGCAACTGCTCCACCTCCAGATTTAGTAGTTCCGGTAGTGTTCTCTCCACCGTTATACTCCTGCCATCCTGCAGAGGAAGTATATACGCTGATATCGTTGTTATTGTTTGCAGTTCTGTTGTCAGAAATCAAAACAGTGGAAGAAAGTCCTTTCACACCATGATTTCCGTTATTCTTAGCAACTGCGATTGTATCTTCGATGCTTAGAGTTAAGATCCTGTTATCAACATTCTTAAGTTGTTTAACAGAGAATGTTCCATTCAAAGGAGGAACAGATTCGTCGGTGTCATTACCCAATTCTGCTTCAGGGAATTGACCTTTGATAGTTCCGTTCAGGATAGCAAGATGTGCGTGAGCCACACCCCAATATCTTAAAGAATAATGTTGGTGACCGATGGATCCGTAGTTGTCTCCATTTCCACTTGCAAATACGATCAGGTCTTTAGTAGGATCTACTCCATAAGTTTGGAACCATTCGTCGATGCTCGCACCACTAATAAGTCCGTTTCCTCCAGTGGTTGAAGTTCCACCAGGAATAGAGATCAAACCATTGTATCTGGTTTCTCTAAAAGTTTTCCAGGAATAAAGTGCAGTATTGTTTCCTGCAACGGAAACGAAAACTTTCACTCCTGTAGTAGGAAGGATTAAACTTTTATTCGCATCTGCTCCAACTTTGTTTGCTTGGAAGATCACTAAGTTTCCGGTAATGCCTGCTGGTTTATTATTTGCCCAGTCGCTTACCCAACTTCTGAGAGTAGCCGAAGTGATAAGACCATATTGGTTTTCGTTATAATCGTCTGCAGACTCGATCGCTAGATCAGAGGCGCTTGCCACCTTCACACCGGAAGTTCCCCCGCCAATTGCAGCTAGTGCAAGTGCGGAACTGTCAGAAGATCCCTCTCCACAATTCCCGAGTAATCCCAGCGCAATTGCCAGGAGGCTCGAATTAATGAGCATATTTTTCATTTTGTTCTCCTAAATGCTGGTCCGATCGGGGTTCCCTCATGTTTATTCCACTGCGGACTCTAAGCACAAAGTCGAGAAAAGGCTCTGCTTTCACCAGGCTTATTTCAATATAACGAACATATTATCCAATTAATTGAACAATATATTAGAATAAACGACCAATTTTTTAAACAAAACGGAGTAGACTCTAAAAAACGGGGAACAAAGTGGCCTGAGAAAATGGTTTTTGTAACCCGGGGTAACGTTATCTTCCGCTAAAACAGAATATTCGAAATTTAGAAATTAGCTTTTCATAAAGTGTTTAGCTCAAAAGGAAATGCGGGGTCCTAAATAGAACAGGTCTCTTCCCCATTTATAGAAAGGTTCAAAAATCAAAAGATAGGTCAGTGCGAGAATTAATCCGCCGCTTAGGATCCTTTTTTCGCGATTAGAAAATCCTTGTTGAGAACGTATCAGCCAAAGAGAGAGCCAAGCCGGATAGAATAAGTGAGAGAACACTCTTGTACTATCTGCGGTGAAGAAGGTAATGAAGAGTGCGCCAAAACACACGAGCAAGATAGAGATCTTTTTACGGGTTAAATTCTCCAAAAATAGAAACAATAAGCCATTCCAGAAAGAAAGTAAGGTAAGAAGAAGATGTTTCGTATGCATAGAATACCAGCGCGCGAAACCTAAAGATTGGGCAGTATTTAATCTTCTTTCATTCCATTCTACTCCATGCAGAAAGAAGAGCAAATAAGAAGAAACTCTACCTGCAAATATTCCTAACAGAAAGACCTTTAAGATATCCCGATCGATCTCTTTCTTCTCCCAGAAATGTAAAAACAAAACTAAAAATGAAATTATTAGAAACTGATAAAAATGGGTCCAAGATCCTAGAATCAAAAGTACAAATAGAACATATAAATAAATCTTCTTTCCTGGATCCCGATCTCTCAGATCTAAGAATAATACAAGCAAAACAGACCAGAAGAATGTAAGATGATCCGCAAAGCCGATCCAATTGTTCTGAATGAGATATATAGGAGAAAGAAGTAAAAAGAAACCTATAAATATCCCGGTAAAAATGTTTCTAAAATAAGAAGCATAAGCAATCAGGATCGCAGAAATAATATATAATAAAAACTTACAATACCTTTTGAAATCTTCTGGAGAAAGATCTATTTTGAAGATCCTGAGATGATAGGGAAATAAAAAAGAATCCGAATCGTATTCTTTGGAAAGATCCGATTTAGAGAGAGAATAAAACTCCGAGTTAATTACCTGAGACTCAGGAGGAGACTTATATAAAAAGTAAGAGGCTTCCTTTAAGAAAAAAATGGATACAAGTCCGATGAGTAAGGACAAAATCAGTTTTTTTCGTTTGGAGAAAATTTCTCGGATGCTATCCAGGGCCTTCATCTAATCAAAAACTTTTCTTGAAATGAAAAGTCCGGATTATACTCTAAGCCCCCTTAAGAATTGCAATTAACAAAACTCAAATAGAGATCTATTTCAATCGTCTGAAAGAGAAGAGGACCAGATCAGGTAGGAATCCTTCTCTCCTAAATTTGCAAGTTCTTGCAGATCTTTGCCCAAGAAAGTCATGCTGTCCCCTTCTTGTAGGTCGAACCATTTACCTCCAACTTTCAAACGAAGTGCGCCTGATTGTAGGAACAAATTCTGTCTTTGTTTAGATTGTACTTTTGTAATAAAGGTTTTGGCAACTCCGGGAAGAAGCCTGATCTCGAACAATCTAGTTTGAAATCTAGTTTCTTCATGAAGAAGAGGACGGATCACGTATTGGTTCTCTTCTACCGAATTTTCACTGGAGTCTTCTTTCCTGAAAATTTTAGGAAATTCTTCCTTAGAAAATTCCATAAGACTGGACAAAGGTAAACGGATTGCCTTTGAAATTTTCCATAATAGCGCAATTGAAGGTGCAGCCTTCCCAGATTCTACAAGGCTTAACATTCCTCGGCTGACCTGAGATAATTCTGCAAGCTTTCCAAGAGAAAGACCTAACTCTTGTCTCCTCTTACGAACCAAGGTTCCAATAGATTGGATCAGACCTCTTTCAATCGGATCGATCGTTGGCATACTCGGTTCTCCCCACTGGTCCTGAATTTTGTTTATTCCGAACAGTTATAATAATATTTTATCCAACTTATTGGAAATACTGTCCAAAATAACAACCAAAATTCTTTCAAAGGAGAAAAAAATCTGATTTAGCCCAAAAGTGATGTTTTATCGAGGGAATTGATGATTTTAGAAGAAAATCGGATCCTATACCAGACAATAAGAATCGGAAAGAAGAGCAAGCTGATCGAAAGCAAGAGCCAATCGGGATGTGCATAATAACCTTTTTCTAATACAGACTTCCAATCTCCCAAATTCGCGTAGTTCAAATAAGAGACCTGAGCTAAGAACAAAAATACCCAAGAAGGCCAAAAGACCCTGGATCCCGTAAGCAAAAATGGGAACATCCAAAGCAAATACCAAGCATTTACTACTGGGGAAAAGTAGAAGAATAAGAAGAATGTAATTCCTATCTTCTCCTCTTCTCCCAAATCCACAGAGTATGATTTATTCAAAAAGAATAATATACTGATAAATGCGGGGATCGCCCAGAAAACTCGAGAGAGTCCTCCAAATAAGTTATAAAAAATATTATAACCCAAAGGAAAGAATGTAAAACTTCCTGCAAACCTGCTTAAAGCCGTAAAATCAGTTTCTTTGGAAAAGAATAGAAAAGGAGAATATGCTAAGACTATCCCTAAAATCGAAAAAGTAATATCAACCATTGCTTTTTTCGAATTCTGATTTTTGTCCCAATGCGACTTCAATAAGAAAGGAAAAAGTAAAATACCAAATCCTTTTACAGAAATGCTAAGCCCCCAAATAAAAAAACTTAAACGAAACCTAGACTTCTCCGCTAAATAAAAAGAATAAAACAGAAGTAAGATCCCAATAATATCAGGGTGAGAATTTAAGAAAACCTCTTTGATCAGAATTGGATTCCAAAAGTATAAAGAAGAAGAACCAATCCCATATTTAGTCCTGATTAGGAAAAATAGAAGAATATCGGGAACCAAAAGAAAAAGTTTAAGAGCCCAAAGCTTCCAAGGAAATAGAATATGAATAAGATAAAAATAGATCTCAAGGACTGGACCATAGATGGTGGGCCAGTCAGGATGATTGATCCTAGAAAGTATTTCAGTTCTAGTCGGATCTAATTCTCCAAAGAAAGATTCTGGAGTAATTCCATAAGGACTTCCTTTTTCTGAACTGATCCATCCATCCCAAAGATAACGTGCCCAATCATCTTCAAAGATAGGAGTCGAAAAGATCAAGACAATACGAAGAATAAGTCCTAAAACAAAACTTAATCTCGGAGAAGTTTCAAAAGTTTTGGAAAGAAATAGAAATCCATAAACAATGCTTAATCCGCAAAACCCTAGAATGTATAAATTTCCAGTTAAACTTCTCCCCTGGTTCTTCATTTCCCAAAAGAGAAAAATGCATAGATAAGCAAGAGAGCCCAGAATCCAAATCAGATTTGCACGACTTAGAATGAGGCTTCTTCTTTCTTTATTCCTTTCTAATTCCAATGCCAATTTCCATTTTCACTGTTAAATACCATTAAAAATACAGGACATTTGTCTGTAATATTAAAAATATTCTGTTATATAGGAATTTTTGTATTGTTTATTGACGATTTTTAGTCTCCTCCCAAGTTAGCTCAAATGAAGCTCGTAATCTCTTTTGCCTTAGTTTTTCTAATTTCTTCCTCGCTTTTCGCCTCCGAAAAACTTTCCGGAGTCAGAGGATGGTTCATCAGCGCACCAGAATCATTATACCTACACAGCCAAGGTGCGTTGTTCGTAGATGCAAGAGAAGGGATCAAAGTATCCACATTCTCCAAATCAGTTCCGTTGGGTTGGCAGGAAATCTCTCAAAAAGAATTTCCGAACCAAGGAAATTTGGTCCAAACTTCTGAGGCAAAGGAACTACTACGCAAAAAAGGTTTGGATCCGAATAAGATCATATTGGTATTCGGAGATCCTACAGGAGGATGGGGAGAGGAAGGTAGAATCGTCTGGTCCTTACGTACATTAGGTTTTTCTAAATCTTTTATAGTAGATGGGGGAATTAATGCTCTGCATAAGGCTTCCAGTTCTCCAGTCCCTAATCGTCCTGAAATTCTTTCTAAAATAAACGTTTCCGCTTCTGAAAATAAAAATTGGTCTGCAGATTCCAAATTGATCCAATCAGAACTTTCAGATAAAAAATTTGCTTTCATAGATACAAGAGAAGAAAGAGAATTTTTAGGTCAAACTCCTTATGGAGAATCCAGAGGAGGACATCTTCCAGGAGCAAAGTGGATCTATTATAAACAATTCTTAGACAAAGAGGGATACCTATTAAGTGAGTCCAAAATTGTTTCTAAATTATACGAATTAGGGATTTCCAAAGATAAGACAGTGATCTCTTATTGCACTGGAGGAGTTAGATCTGGTTGGATGACATCTGTTCTGGTCTCTTTGGGTTATAATGCAAAAAATTACGCAGGATCTATGTGGGAATGGTCTTCTAAAGGGGATCAAAACCATCCTTTAGTAACTAGATAATATTTTTATAATGTCCTTAAATAAAAGAAGAAGTTTAATATTAGCGGTTCTATCTTTATCCTTGGCCGCTAGTTTATTCTATTGTATTTTTACAAAACCAAAAGATAAACCAGTCCCTGTGGACGAGGTGTTTTCCCAGGCCCCTTGGTCCAAAACTTTACCTCATCTTCCACCCCTTGCCGGAGTGGGAGAAGTCAGAGCAGAAAATTGTGGGAAATGCCACGTAGAAATTTATGCAGAATGGAAAACATCCACTCACGCAAATGCTCTTTCTGATCTTCAGTTCCAATCTGAACTTTCTAAATCTTCTTCTCCAAGATGGCTTTGTTTAAACTGCCATACCCCAGTTGCGAACCAAAGAGAAACGCTGGTTAACTATCTAAATAACGGAGATTATAAAACTCCAATAGAAGAACCAAATCCTAACTTTGATCCTAAAATGAAAGCAGAAGCGATTACATGTGCTGTCTGCCATGTTCGTTTGGATGAGCAAGGGAACTCCTACGTATTAGGTGCAAATGGAACTACAAAACCTCCTCATCCTATCAAGATTGATCCAGACAAATTGAGGAATAGATGTTTAGATTGTCATAATGCAAATTATGTTTTGGACGACCAATTGGTATGCGCTTTCAAAACGGGAAATGAGTTGGAACAAAAGGGAAACTCCCACGGAAAAATTGCCTGTGGTTCCTGCCATATGGGAGAATTACAGCGTAAATTAGTCAAACCGGAGCTAAACACTCCAATCAGGACTTCTCATAAACATTCCTTTATTGGAGGAGGAGTTCCGAAAAAATTCGAGCTTTATGAAAAACAAATTCCTGGTGGATATAGAACTGGGCTAAAGATTACACCTCTTCAATTCAAGAAAAAAGAAAATGATATAGAATATTCGGTTTCTCTTACGAATGAAAAAGCAGCTCATAATATTCCAACTGGAGATCCTGAAAGATTTATACTTCTGAAAATTTCGTTATTGGACTCAAAAGGTAAATCCACCGCGACCAAAGAGATCAAGTTCGGACAAGAATGGGAATGGTATCCTAAGGCAAGACTGGTCGCAGATACTCGTATTCTTCCGGGAGAAACCAAGGTTTGGAAGGATGTATTTGATGGAATTGAAAAAGGACAGTCTAAAATCGCATTCGAAATTTATCATACTCGATTAAAAGAATCTAATGCAGAACATATGAGAAAGAATAGTGAGAATGCTCCCTCGGATCTTCGCAAAAAGATCTCCGAGATAGAAAATTTTTATCCTTTTTCTAGTTTAGTTCATAAAGAAGATATAGATCTAAATTCAGGAAAAAATAAGATCTATTCTCCTGAAGAACTTGTCAGGATCTCTAAAAACAGAAGAGGAGAATAATCCTTTTGAAAGCTCTCTGGGCAAATTCCAGATTTTTGATTCCTGCCCTAAACGAAGAAGAATCCTTACCCAAAGTTTTGGATTCTCTTTTTGGATTTGGGATCTTGCCTGAGCAAATTTTGATCTTAGACAATGGGTCCAAGGATTCGACTCCTCAGATCGCAATCAATGCAGGAGTGGTCTTAGTCCAAGAACCAAAAAAAGGTTACGGAGCCGCTTGTTTAGCAGGGATCCATTATCTTCAGGAAAGAAAAATTTCTCCTGAATTCATAGTGTTCATGGATGCAGATGGTTCGGATGATCTCGAGAATTTAAAAGACCTATTCTTTTCATTCTCACAAGATCCAAATACAAACTTTGTGATAGGTTCTAGGACATTAGGCAATGCAGAACCTGGTTCCTTGTCCTTCTTACAGAAATTCGGAAATTGGCTTTCTTGCTTTTTGATCCGGATTTTTTACAGGGTAAAATTCACTGATTTAGGCCCGTTCCGTGTTCTAAGATGGCAATCCCTATTAGATTTGAATCTGCAAGATCCTACTTGGGGATGGAATCTAGAAATGCAAATCAAAGCCATTCGGAAAAAATTTAGGATCCAAGAAGTTCCAGTTCATTATCGTAAAAGAAAAGGTGGAAAATCTAAGATCAGTGGGAATTTGATAGGAAGTTTAAAAGCAGGCGTAAAGATACTTTATATTTTCTTTAAGTTAACATTTTTTTCAATTTAGTCCAAGTGTAAGGTCTTTTCAGAACATTCAAAGAAGGATCCAAATCAGTTTTAGAATTCCATTCTGATATTATGATAATCCGATCCTTATTCTTGAATAATTTCCAATCTGAATTTTCAAATACGATTTCTTCTTCTGAAAAGATCGCATACATTTCGGGATAATTTTCTAAAATTGTTTTTGCTTCTTGCAAATCGTAAATAGGGAATATTTCAAAACCTAATCTTCTTAATAGAGCTGCTAGATAAGTTTGGCCTTTTAAGTTTTTTTCTAGTACCAAGATTTTTTCGTTTCGATTTTCGTAGGCAATCTCAGGACTTCTGCTCAACGGAAGAAAGATCTCTATGCAGGTGCCCTTTCCGATCTCACTATGCACGTGGACCATTCCATTAGACTGCTTTACAAATCCGTAAACCATTGGCATGCCGAGGCCGGTCCCCTTCCCGGATTGTTTGGTGGTAAAGAATGGTTCGAATAATCTTTCTAAGACTCTATCGTCCATTCCAGAACCTTCGTCTCTAACAGAAATGATACATGCGTCTTCCATATCCACAAATCCTGGGATCATGGATCTATGTTCTTTTCCTGCGGGAGAAAATCCTGTACTTACTAAAATTTTTCCTCCATGAGGCATTGCGTCTCTTGAGTTCAAACATAGGTTTAAAATTGCGTTTTCTAAACCATTCTTCTCAAAAGAACAGATCATAGGAAATTCTTCGAAGCAAAATTCTATACTGACTATATCGTTTCTAATACGAGTGAGTATATCCGCAAAGTCGGAGATCACATGACTTACATCTGCTTGCTCGGGATTTAACGCCTGTTTGCGCGAGAATGCCAATAGTCTTCTGTTAAGTTCGGCTCCTCTTCTGACCGCGTCTTGGGCGGAAAATACCCTTTTTAATAATTCAGGAGTTTCTCTTAGGTTTAATTCGAGAAGATCCAAATTGGCTAAGATGATGTTCAGAAGATTATTAAAATCGTGCGCCATTCCTCCTGCAAGTTGGCCTACTGCTTCCATCTTCTGAAGTTGTCTAAGAGAATCGTTCCATTCTTTTTCTTCAGTGATATCCTGCATGGTTCCAGTCCCACCGATAAATTTTCCATTTCGGTTCAGTAAACCTTCTCCTTTTACAGAAAGAATTTTTTCTATTCCATCTTTTGATACAATATGAAGTTCAGTTTCTTCAAAGGTACCTTGGGTAAGGAATTTTTCATAATTTTGCGAGATACGATCTCTATCTTCCGGAGGAATAAATTGGATAAAATCCTCGAAGCCAGGTGGAGAATCATTAGGTTCCAAACCGAATATTTCGTACAAACCGGGTGACCAACTTACTTTTCCGTCGAACTCCATTGTCCAGCTTCCCATCTTTGCAAGCTTTTGAGCATTATATAGTTGTTCACGGTTTACATTGAGTTGGTCCGCAAAGGATTCCAACTTCAGAATGGTCAATCTATCTTCTGTAATGTCCCTACCAATGCAAAAAACACTTCCCGATTCAGGAGAATGGGATATATTCCAATAGATATATCGAAGCTGTCCATATTTCGTTATATAACGATTTTCGAATCCTTCCTTACTTCCTGACGCTATCTTAGCCTTTGTAAGTTCTATATCATCCGGATGTATGAACTCCAACAGACTCTTGTTTTTTACATATTTTCTTTCATAACCTAAAACCTTTTGGAAGGCAGGGTTCGTTTTCCGGATTATACAATCCAAACCGATGGTAACTATAATTTCAGAAGAAAGTTCTATTAAAGCTTTCCGTTCTTCATCCGCAACCCTTCTACTTACTATCTCCGCAAATCTTTTGGAAACGACCCCGAGTAGATCTAAGTATGCTTCTTCCGGATTCAAAACTCTTTCAGAAAGAAGTTCTATTTCATAAAATCTTCCGTCAGAAAGTATAGGAATACCTATCCAAGAACGGAAACCCGCTGCTAATGCTGCATCCTTTCTTTTTAGTTCAGTGTCTACTACAAGGTCCGGTATAAAGTATAATTCTCCCGATTCACTGACTTTCTTTAGTATACCTTCTTTGGTGCTGAAAAATTTGTTTATGGATTCTTTTCGAAACAGAAGTTGAAAATCGGATCCATAAACATACGGGTCTTCTTCATTTATATAAACAGTATTGTCTTTGGATCTCCAGATCTGTCCGTAAGTCCATGGAGTATTTTTAATTAAGGTTTTGAGTACCTTTTCAAATGCAGAACTCAGAGTGTCGGAAGTGGAAATATCCCAAAGTAAACTTTCTCCTATTGCCCAGGAGATTTCTCTCTTCTTCCTTTGAGTAATATCTAGATAATAAACTAAAAATCCATCGGGTCTTGGATAGATCCTTACTTCTATCCATGAATTAAATGGTTCGAAGAATGCTTCGAATATGCAGGGCTTTCCTGTCTCTTTTGCCTTTTTGTATTGGGTTTCGAAATCTGTTCCGACTGTTCTTGGAAAATCCGTAAGTATGTTTTTACCAATGAGGCTTTCTTTTGGTCTACGTAAGACTTCTTCCGCCTTTTCATTTACATACGTTAGGTTCCAATCGAGGTCTGCAAAGATAAACGCGTCAGGTATATGATCAAATACCAAGCTTGATTCTTGATTTGTTTCGGGAGTTTGACCTGAAACTACTTGTTCCGATGATTTGTTGCTCTTTCCCGAGGACATTCTACCAAGGGTA
This window contains:
- a CDS encoding sulfurtransferase: MKNMLINSSLLAIALGLLGNCGEGSSDSSALALAAIGGGTSGVKVASASDLAIESADDYNENQYGLITSATLRSWVSDWANNKPAGITGNLVIFQANKVGADANKSLILPTTGVKVFVSVAGNNTALYSWKTFRETRYNGLISIPGGTSTTGGNGLISGASIDEWFQTYGVDPTKDLIVFASGNGDNYGSIGHQHYSLRYWGVAHAHLAILNGTIKGQFPEAELGNDTDESVPPLNGTFSVKQLKNVDNRILTLSIEDTIAVAKNNGNHGVKGLSSTVLISDNRTANNNNDISVYTSSAGWQEYNGGENTTGTTKSGGGAVAFEGHLKGAVFVPHYNLVDRSTLDNTYAYTTSAAGTFNTLKFKSKADVQNIWDTYGTTGGPNSGAPAYEEGQTILQYCRTNTRTQTSGISTLLILGRPSVFLEDGWSIFGFLAGNFPSGNFNDDVTAGASSYPSVPAKFAPDIQGAIESGARGSGDGAHYNTGVKKSTVDYFQINSSATTTKAAFVEDWNYKNQ
- a CDS encoding helix-turn-helix domain-containing protein; this translates as MPTIDPIERGLIQSIGTLVRKRRQELGLSLGKLAELSQVSRGMLSLVESGKAAPSIALLWKISKAIRLPLSSLMEFSKEEFPKIFRKEDSSENSVEENQYVIRPLLHEETRFQTRLFEIRLLPGVAKTFITKVQSKQRQNLFLQSGALRLKVGGKWFDLQEGDSMTFLGKDLQELANLGEKDSYLIWSSSLSDD
- a CDS encoding sulfurtransferase — translated: MKLVISFALVFLISSSLFASEKLSGVRGWFISAPESLYLHSQGALFVDAREGIKVSTFSKSVPLGWQEISQKEFPNQGNLVQTSEAKELLRKKGLDPNKIILVFGDPTGGWGEEGRIVWSLRTLGFSKSFIVDGGINALHKASSSPVPNRPEILSKINVSASENKNWSADSKLIQSELSDKKFAFIDTREEREFLGQTPYGESRGGHLPGAKWIYYKQFLDKEGYLLSESKIVSKLYELGISKDKTVISYCTGGVRSGWMTSVLVSLGYNAKNYAGSMWEWSSKGDQNHPLVTR
- a CDS encoding multiheme c-type cytochrome, with translation MSLNKRRSLILAVLSLSLAASLFYCIFTKPKDKPVPVDEVFSQAPWSKTLPHLPPLAGVGEVRAENCGKCHVEIYAEWKTSTHANALSDLQFQSELSKSSSPRWLCLNCHTPVANQRETLVNYLNNGDYKTPIEEPNPNFDPKMKAEAITCAVCHVRLDEQGNSYVLGANGTTKPPHPIKIDPDKLRNRCLDCHNANYVLDDQLVCAFKTGNELEQKGNSHGKIACGSCHMGELQRKLVKPELNTPIRTSHKHSFIGGGVPKKFELYEKQIPGGYRTGLKITPLQFKKKENDIEYSVSLTNEKAAHNIPTGDPERFILLKISLLDSKGKSTATKEIKFGQEWEWYPKARLVADTRILPGETKVWKDVFDGIEKGQSKIAFEIYHTRLKESNAEHMRKNSENAPSDLRKKISEIENFYPFSSLVHKEDIDLNSGKNKIYSPEELVRISKNRRGE
- a CDS encoding glycosyltransferase family 2 protein; amino-acid sequence: MKALWANSRFLIPALNEEESLPKVLDSLFGFGILPEQILILDNGSKDSTPQIAINAGVVLVQEPKKGYGAACLAGIHYLQERKISPEFIVFMDADGSDDLENLKDLFFSFSQDPNTNFVIGSRTLGNAEPGSLSFLQKFGNWLSCFLIRIFYRVKFTDLGPFRVLRWQSLLDLNLQDPTWGWNLEMQIKAIRKKFRIQEVPVHYRKRKGGKSKISGNLIGSLKAGVKILYIFFKLTFFSI
- a CDS encoding PAS domain S-box protein translates to MSSGKSNKSSEQVVSGQTPETNQESSLVFDHIPDAFIFADLDWNLTYVNEKAEEVLRRPKESLIGKNILTDFPRTVGTDFETQYKKAKETGKPCIFEAFFEPFNSWIEVRIYPRPDGFLVYYLDITQRKKREISWAIGESLLWDISTSDTLSSAFEKVLKTLIKNTPWTYGQIWRSKDNTVYINEEDPYVYGSDFQLLFRKESINKFFSTKEGILKKVSESGELYFIPDLVVDTELKRKDAALAAGFRSWIGIPILSDGRFYEIELLSERVLNPEEAYLDLLGVVSKRFAEIVSRRVADEERKALIELSSEIIVTIGLDCIIRKTNPAFQKVLGYERKYVKNKSLLEFIHPDDIELTKAKIASGSKEGFENRYITKYGQLRYIYWNISHSPESGSVFCIGRDITEDRLTILKLESFADQLNVNREQLYNAQKLAKMGSWTMEFDGKVSWSPGLYEIFGLEPNDSPPGFEDFIQFIPPEDRDRISQNYEKFLTQGTFEETELHIVSKDGIEKILSVKGEGLLNRNGKFIGGTGTMQDITEEKEWNDSLRQLQKMEAVGQLAGGMAHDFNNLLNIILANLDLLELNLRETPELLKRVFSAQDAVRRGAELNRRLLAFSRKQALNPEQADVSHVISDFADILTRIRNDIVSIEFCFEEFPMICSFEKNGLENAILNLCLNSRDAMPHGGKILVSTGFSPAGKEHRSMIPGFVDMEDACIISVRDEGSGMDDRVLERLFEPFFTTKQSGKGTGLGMPMVYGFVKQSNGMVHVHSEIGKGTCIEIFLPLSRSPEIAYENRNEKILVLEKNLKGQTYLAALLRRLGFEIFPIYDLQEAKTILENYPEMYAIFSEEEIVFENSDWKLFKNKDRIIIISEWNSKTDLDPSLNVLKRPYTWTKLKKMLT